The region TGCCCTGCACCCTGCCCagtcacccctccctcccccgaccccaCACCCTTTACTGAACACTCCCGGGCCTGCCCCCTCCCAGACCTTGacacccaggtgcacctgggccCCTTCTCCCCAAACCTCGTCCTGGATCCCACTTGAGTGGCCCCCATCCGCACTTGCTCTAATATGTAGCTTTGGATGAGATTCCCTCTGAACAAAGGTCCCAGCAAATGCCAGGGCCTTGTTCCCTGAGGGGCCAGCACCCCCTCACACACCCTCCTCTCCTGCTGGCCCAGCCCAGAGCCAAGCTCCCACTGGCTGCCTGCCATCAGCACTGGGCAGCCATGGGCCTGGCCTTTGCCTCCCACTGCCCCATCTCTGTGTTGGGGTCCTTCTTGCACCCCACAGCCCCAGGACAGGTCACAAGCAAAACTCCCAGCTCTGTGCTTGAAGCCTCCAGACATAGAGAAATACGTTCCAGATGGGACAAGACAGGGAGAGGGAACTTGAAGTGATGGAGTAGGAAACCATTTTAaataaggtttttaattttacaaCACGTGTGATTTACAGAGAAGCTATAAAGAGACCAGGGAGAGTTCTCATTTGCCCCCAAACTCAGTTCGCAGTGATGTGCTTGTCACAACTGGTacaccaatattgatacattgcCATTAGCCAAAGATTCCTCACTTTTCCATGTGTCCTTTTGCTGTCCCAAGGTCCCCAGGGGGAGGGGTGACTGTCCTCGTGTCTCCTTGGTCCCTCTTGGGGGTGACTCCCTCAGACTTCACTAGTTACTGATGCCCTTGGCATTTTGAAGGTCAGGTAGTTTGTAAAAGCCCCTGCTGGAACTTGTGTCAATGTATCTCATGATCGCCTGGGGTGAGGGTTTGGGAAGAAGCCTCTGGGGCAGCAAGGTCTGTGCTCTCAACTTGGCTCCTCCCTGCAGGTGGGGACCTCGGCCACCTGCCTGAAGTGATGTCTGTCAGGTtgtactcctccctccctccttgctgTGCTCTCTGGAAGAGCACCCTGCTTGAGGTCACAGTGACTACATGAATTATTCAGAATTCCCTTCTCCCCCATTTAGTTAGTTATTGTATCATTTGTATCAGTGGGGTCTCATACATTTTCTACCTTGGGCAACAATCTATAAACCAATCTATAATAGCAGGGTGGTGGGCTGGCCTCAGAGGCAATCGGGTGGAGAGACAGGACCGGGGACAAGGCTCAGCGTGGAGTGGGGTGGAGCGGGAGTGTGGGCGGGGCGTGGACGCTCCTGGGACTGCGGCGTAGCAGAAGCCCCAGCAGGGGTGGTTTCCGCCTGTGTGGGAGCAGAATGCGGGTGCTGGTGCGTTGGGACCAGGTGCGCTTGGCATTTTACTGCAAAGTCGGGGGGAGTCTCAGGAGCACAGGTCGATGGGCTTCCTAAGGTGCTTGGCAGAAGCGAGGCAGGCCCAGGGAGCGGCAGGACCCGGCGGAGTCCGGTTCAGGGTTTTTGCTGATGAAGCGGAGGGGGTGCTGAGCGGAGAGCCGTCCAGGATAAGCCCATCGGAGAGGAAGACGCTTTGGAGGGAAGTTTTTGGGTCTGGTCTTCTGCGGTTTGCTGTGCCTGCTGGCATCCGTGTGCCGATCCAGCAGCTGGCACCAGAAGTCTGGATTTGGGGGACCCCTGCGCATGGCACTGAGGGCCTGGGCTCCTCCAGGCCATAGCTGGTCAGCATCAGCCCCCTGACCATGGAATGACCCCGCCGTGACTGCGTGTGTGacacaggccctgcacacacatgtacacagcaCGCAGGCACGGGCCCTTGGGTCTGAAgagccagagcctctgctccacacccAGAGGGTGCCTGAGCTCCCCCACTGGCAcagggggaaggaagagaggaggttTGCTCACCCTTCCTGCTGCCCAGGCTGTCCCCTTCTGCTGACAGCCTGCAGGGCCTGCACCCTCTTTCCTCCACACGACTTATCTCTGGGGGGGCTCTGAGTGCACCCAGGTCAGCCCCCCAGGGCAAAGTGCCATCCTTCACACCCCAGGGCAGGGTCCACCCAGTGCCATGCTAGAGCTGGTCTCAAGAACCCTGCCCTcaccccccactccccgcccccgTGAGTGTCTCCTCGAGCTTTTCATGGGCCTGGTGGGCGCATTTACACCACGGGAGTCAGCAAACACTACACCAAGGCTTTTCCACCGAGGGCCAGTTGTTAAATACCACACAGAAGGGATCAGGACTGCCCTGgcacccccaccctccctcccatttCTCCACTGGGCTCCATCTTGGAGGGGAGAGAAGTGGGGGATGCTCTGCCATCCCTTTTCTGGGTTCCTGCGTCGTGGGACTATAGGCCTCAGCCTCCTGGGGTGTGGGACTGTTGAGGTCAGGGTTGGGGACAGGTCCTGAAGGAGAGCTGAAGTTAGAGCTGAGGAAACACAGCCAGCTGAGGACATCAAGACCCTCATGCTCATTCCTCCTTGAGGCAGAGGTATATCAAAGATGGCCCTGAAGGGCTGGGCATGTGCCAGTCTGTGTACCTGTaaatgtgtgtgcctgtgcatgAGTGCATTgcacatgtgagtgtgtgtatatatatgtatgcacatgtgtgtCTGAGTGAACGTATTTGCATGTGCACTTGTgagtgtttgcatgtgtgtggctATGAGGGGGCGCTGCACACAGATGTGAGGAAATAGGGTCACTTCCCCAGGAACCCCGGCTGCCCCCTcttcctgcccccacctcctgccccggGAGAGGCCCCAGCTCCATAAAGAGGGCCCGGAGCCCTGAATGCCCCTGTTGTTCCATTCCACACCTGCCCACGCTGCCTCCCAGGCCTGTTCCAGAAGGAGGGGGCCAAAAGCATCAGATACTCAAGGGTCTTCTGCCTCCAAACTACCCAGGAGCAGGTACTggtgtggaggagggagggtgggcatTAGGAGGCTGCAGCCCCCTCCCTAGAGGTGCAGGGGTACAGGGGTGTCTGGTCCTGCCCACTGAGCCCCTTCTAGGTACAGGCTCACTCAGGGGTAGCTGATCTAGAAGGAGCACTGGTCTGGGACGTGGTAAGTGGCCACATGGCTGTCTCCGAGTGTCACAGGTGCCCgagtgtggttgtgtgtgtgccTTACGGTGTCTGTGGGCCTCGCTGCACATGGTGCCACGCTGAACAGACACCTGGGctcaccccctcaccccccagccaGGATGTGCAGAGGACATGGGAGTGCTGGAACAAGAGGGAGGAGCAGCCTGGAGGGTAGGCCTCAGCCCCTGGTACAGCTGGAccagtggcgggggtgggggggcgcaaACAGCACGGCAGTGGTCCTTTGTGGAGATGGGGACCAGAGCCCCTGTCCAGGATGTGGAGGAAGGGGGGCCCACTGTTGGGGCGTCTGGAactggtggggctgggggctacAGGGGCTGGAGGCTGACAGAGCCGTTGGGTCTGGGGATGGATGGGATTAGGGGGTGATGAGAAGGCTAGACTaggaggctgggggctgagggccACTGGGTCTAGGGGCCTGGAGAACTGTGGGCTGATGGGGAATGGAGTGGCTGAGGAGCTGGGGGGCCAGGCAGGCTGCAGGCCCAGCCCTTGGTGGGCCCCTGGCATGCTGGCAATAGGAATCCAGCAACCTGGGTGCTGCAAGGTGGGAGCAGGCATCTGAGGTGAGGCCCAGACTCTGAGCGAGGCTGGTCCGTTTTCTGGTTGACCTTACGAAGGCAGCTCACCCAGTGGACTCCCTGTGGCTCTCAGGGCCTGGGGTGAGGTCCCCAGAGGCTGGGTAAGGGACACAGCTTGCACGGCACTGGGCTTTCCTagagagctgggggagggcaggagggctggCCCTGCTCCAGGCCACAGGGACCTAGAGTCGGGTTTTGGGGGGAGCAAGGGTAGGTGCTCAGCCAGAGAAGGAGGCCCCTTGTCTGTCCTTGTAGGGTCTGTCCTCTGGCTGCAGAGGCCCCGGCCTCTTGCTGATCCCTCCTAGGGCAGGGTCAGGACCCTAGGTGAGGGTGGCGCTCCTGGAGGGGCTCCAGGTGCCACTGTACACCCTCCCAACCCACCAGCCCTTGCCCCCATTACCCTCGCCCCAGGTTGAGCTCCTGCTCATGGCCTGCAGGTCCCATCCCCCGCCCCTATGACCAACATGAGCTGGAGCTTCTTGACGCGGCTGCTGGAAGAGATCCACAACCACTCCACGTTCGTGGGCAAGGTATGGCTCACGGTGCTCGTGGTCTTCCGCATCGTGCTCACGGCGGTGGGCGGTGAGTCCATCTACTCCGACGAGCAGACCAAGTTCACGTGCAACACGCGGCAGCCGGGCTGCGACAACGTCTGCTACGACGCCTTTGCACCCTTGTCCCACGTGCGCTTCTGGGTTTTCCAGATTGTGGTCATCTCCACGCCCTCCGTAATGTACCTGGGCTATGCTGTGCACCGCCTGGCCCGCGCCTCACAGGACGAGCGCCGCCGCGCCTCACGCCGCCGACAAGGCCGCCTCGCGCCCCGTGCACCCCTGCCCCCACCGCCCCACCCAGGCTGGCCCGAGCCAACAGACCTGGGCGAAGAGGAGCCCATGCTGGGCCTGGGTGAAGAGGACGAGGATCCGGGCGCGGCCGAGGGCCTGGGCGAAGATGATGAGGCTGAGGACGTGGGTGCCGCCAAGGGCGCAGGAGGGGACACAAAGGCGACCGGGGTCCCAGGCCCGGCAGGTCAGCATGACGGGCGGCGGCGCATCCAGCGCGAGGGGCTAATGCGCGTGTACGTTGCCCAGCTGGTGGCGCGGGCCGCCTTCGAGGTGGCCTTCCTGGTGGGCCAGTACCTGCTGTATGGTTTCGAGGTGCGGCCCTTCTTCGCGTGCAGCCGCCAGCCCTGCCCGCACGTGGTCGACTGCTTCGTGTCGAGACCCACTGAGAAGACGGTCTTCCTGCTGGTCATGTACGTGGTCAGCTGCCTCTGCCTGGTGCTCAACCTCTGTGAGATGGCGCACCTGGGCCTGGGCAGCGCGCAAGACGCTGTGCGCAGCCGccaccccctgcccaccacccctgGCCCCATGCCTCGCCAGCAGCCCTGTGGTCTCCCCGCCGCGCCTTCGGGCCTGGCCTGCCCGCCAGACTACAGCCTGGTGGTGCGCGCGGCTGAGCGCGCACGCACCCACGATCAGGACCTGGCCAACCTGGCGCTGCAGGCGCTGCAGGACCGGCGGTCACTTGGGGACCTCGACAGCCCACCAGGCCCTGGCCTTCCAGCAACCGCCCGGGGGCCCCCGAGGGCCGGTGCCCCTGCCTCCGGGTCGGGCAGTGCCACGTCGGGGGGCACTGCCGGGGGCCAGGGCCGGCCAGGGGCCAAACCCAGGATGGGCTCTGAGAAGGGCAGTGCGAGCAGCAGCAGGGAGGGTAAGACCACCGTGTGGATCTGAGGCCTGCATTGGTTGCTGTTCCTCCTCCCTCCGCACCAGGGCCGAGGTGGAGGGCTCTGGAGGAAGTCTAGGGTCTGGACACCGCCTAAGGGGCAGAGCACAACctaccctcctcctccccctcaggTGGCTGCTCTCCACCTCGAGAGGGGGCGGAGGGCACCAGCCTGCTCTGCATcactgcccctccctgcctgAGCCCCATCTTCATCCAGGATAGGGTGGGGAAGGTAGGCCTGGGAATCACGAATGGTCCCCAGCTCTGGTCCATAAGCCCTGATGGGTAGGTGGGACTGTGGCTGGGGCATTTCCACCCTCCCAGAGCCACCCTGGCCACCTCAGGACAAGGCTGCCCTCCAGGAGAGAGCTCCACCCGCTCCTGCCCCGCTTTCCCGGCAGTAGCCCATGTGCGATTGCCCAGGGATGCTTGGCCTGGGTCTTGGGGAGTACTGTGCTTGTCCACAGTACTCCCTGCCCAGCAAATGGGGCTCTTTTCCTAGCACCCACACTCTTCTAGCCCAGGTTCTTGTTCTTGCAGAGATGGAAGCAATGCCAGGTCTTCCTTATACAGAAGGGAAAACAGAGACCACAGTGGGCAGAGGCCCCTGCGCCCAGCCCTGGTCTGTACCACCTCCTGCCTCACCCCCACTAGGCCCCAAGCATGAGCTGCCTCGAGTGCCAGTGGACCTGCACCCTGCTTCCTGTTCCCTGCCCAGGCAGATCTGGGGCTCAGGCCCTGCATGGGCCCCAGGGTGGATGGGACCATGCCCTCTCCAGCTCCTGTGCTGGCCTGGCGTGGCCCCTTCCTCTGGGACATACTTCAAGTTCTGAAAAGACATCGGTCCCCCTTACCACTCAGACCAACAGGATGGTGGTGAGGGGCTATGGCTTTGCCCATGCTAGGGGAAGGCGCTCTGAGGCTCCCACCACAGCCTCTTCCCTCCAGCCCCCTGTCCAATTCAGACACAGCCTCCAAAGGGAGTGAAATAAAACTAACTTTTGTTTACAaccacatgtgtatgtgtatgaatgtccgcataaatgtgtgtgtgtgcttgtgtatgtATGTGGGAGTGTggtgtgtgcacatatgtgtgaGTACacatatatgcgtgtgtgtacGTGTCCACCGCTGGCCTCTGGGGACACATGGCTCAGCTCTAGGATGGCTGGGAGAGGAAACCACTTTGCAGGGACCATCTGGGGAGCAAGGCCCAGGTTGAGCCCCTGCAGCTCCTTGGAGACACTCTGGTgcctctctgtgccaggcaacAGGCTCTGCCCAGAGGGGAGGGATATGGCTGAATGAGAACAAAGAACAGCCGGGCCTGCACGTTTAGAGCCCAAGGTGGTAGCTCAAAGGATAGAGAGGCAGTCCTGTCTCAGGCCCCGGCATTATCCAGATGCTGGCCAAAGCCTGCAGTGGTAGCTTTTGGTGGGGAGCAAAGGTGAGCACAGTTGGGGAAACAGCTGCTGCTGTCAAGGAGCCACCTTGGTCTAGACTTCAGTGATCCTGCTGTCTACCAGCCTCCCTCAGGCCCAAGGCAGGCCCTGAGAGCTTCTCCCAGATTGCAAATCCTCTCTGGGGTCCCAGGGCCAAGCCCCAAGCCTGGGTGGACCCCAACCCAGCCTGCCTCTGGTCAGATGCCAAATGCAGGCTGAGTCCCTTTCCTTTGTGGGGTCTGACTGGCTGATCCCGGGTTCCAGGTGACCCCACCCCCAGGTAAGCCCCACCCCCATGAAGTCCCAGATGTCAATGCTGGAAGCAGAGCCTCAGAAGGAAAGCCAATCCAGACCCAGAGCAGGGACTCGCCACTCGCCTCTCCAAGAGAGGAAAGCCCATGGGACTGGCATCCCTGCATTTGGGGCTGTGCTGCTGGCAGTGTCGTCATGAGGAATACTGGGTTTCTGTGGTGGGGAACACGCTGTCTGTCCAGCCATGCCTGGCTCCCATCAGTGTGACTGGGTGCAGCAGAGCTGGTGAAGGATATCTGCAAGGCACTATTGTTGGCTGACACCCTTGCCGTGGCCCCTCCGTAGCCTCCCTGCCCACCGTGTCCCTGAGAGCAGCCTCCTGCAGCCAGTGGAGGGCCTGGAGGACATCAGGACCTCAGGGAGTTAAGTGGGCATTCCAGGTGGGGAATAGTGGGAGGCTTTAGGGTTCAGAACCACCCTAGTGGCTGGAGAGGGCTGGTGAGGAAGGCAGGTGTCCACTCCGAGCAGGACCCAGAGGTTGGCCTCGATCCTGATGGTCAGTGCTCCCACATCTCAAGGCCATGAGGCACACTTGATGGTGACAGGGTCCCACAAGGGGTGGAAGGTGGGGCATGGGCCCTCAGCATCTGCCTGAAAAGAAGCCTTAAGCCAGCAGACAGGGAGACCCTGGGCGGCTTTGTGTTTGGGGAAGAACATTCTGGATTTCACTGTGACAGTGTCCAGGGAAGCCTTCCCCCATCCTCTCTGTGGAGTAACATCAGGATCTCACCCTCTATAACTCGGGTTGGGCTCCTGGTGTAGTTTCAGCCTGGGAGTGTCTGGTGGGGCCAGGGCTGGCTCAACGATTTCCTCACTCACCGAGCTGGGGGTCCATGCTGGGGTCCCTCGATGTGGTTTGGACCTCCTTGCAGCATGGCGGCCCAAGAGGACCCAGCAAAGGCCAACTGACTCTTATCACCAGCCCTAAAATCATATCACTTCACATCATAGCAGTCACAGGCCTGCAGGATCCCTCTCAATGGGCCAGTGTCACATTTTAAGGACATGTGGAATAGTCTCTGTTGGCCTTGGTCCGCTGGCCCCCCTAGCCACGTGTGAAGCCCTTCAGCACCCCTCCCACCCGCACACACGGGCACGTGATCTTGGGGCCTCTGCAGCCACTGCTCCCTTCTTTTACCACAGTTCTGATATCGGTCCATAATTCGCCCCATACTGTTTAGCCTGTCCAGTTTCTATCATCTCAGTCCCCCACTCCTAATTGGTTTAGATACAATTTGAGGCAGCTGGGTCAATGGGAACAGGACACTGCCCAGGGGCTCCTGGGGAAATCTATTTGCTGCGTGTCTGTGACATGGAAGTCAGATGTGGGTCAAGCTGTGAGTCTCTGTGGGTTGGTCCAACACCCATCTAGATGTTGCGGTGAAGCTGTTCTTTTAGATGAGATTAGCATTGACGATCTGTGGACTTTGATAAAGCAGACcaccctccctaatgtgggttgCCCTCATCCAATCAGGTGATGGCCTTAAGGACAAAGACTGAGGTTCCCAAAGAAGGGATTCTCCCTCCAGACTGCCAGTGATGATTACATTTATGGGTCAGCTTAACTGGGCCCTGGGATGCCCAGAACAAGCATGATTCTAAGTGTGTCTATGAGGGTGATTCCGGATGAGATTTCACACTGAATCTGCACACTGAGTAAAACAGATGGCCCTCCCCAGTGCGGGTGGGCCTTGGCCAATCAGGTGAAGGCTTgagtagaacaaaaaggtggagtaAGAGAGAACTCCTGCCTGACAGTTTGAGCAAGCACACTGGTCTCCTGTCTTCAGATTCAGACTCAGGCTAGAACTCTCCTGAGTCTCTAGCTTGTAGATGGCAGACCTTGGGACTCCCAGGCCCCATAGTTgagtgagccaattccttataataaatctctatcgagttggttctc is a window of Globicephala melas chromosome 3, mGloMel1.2, whole genome shotgun sequence DNA encoding:
- the GJC2 gene encoding gap junction gamma-2 protein isoform X3; the encoded protein is MGLGCLLTYCTAWERLVPSLGPIQPQGQSGIQTPSLRGNNGALEGPPPTLCLVVRGGPGSGRALDLAGCTPSGGLVSSRPAGGRAQKDLFPGLEKVPSPAPMTNMSWSFLTRLLEEIHNHSTFVGKIVVISTPSVMYLGYAVHRLARASQDERRRASRRRQGRLAPRAPLPPPPHPGWPEPTDLGEEEPMLGLGEEDEDPGAAEGLGEDDEAEDVGAAKGAGGDTKATGVPGPAGQHDGRRRIQREGLMRVYVAQLVARAAFEVAFLVGQYLLYGFEVRPFFACSRQPCPHVVDCFVSRPTEKTVFLLVMYVVSCLCLVLNLCEMAHLGLGSAQDAVRSRHPLPTTPGPMPRQQPCGLPAAPSGLACPPDYSLVVRAAERARTHDQDLANLALQALQDRRSLGDLDSPPGPGLPATARGPPRAGAPASGSGSATSGGTAGGQGRPGAKPRMGSEKGSASSSREGKTTVWI
- the GJC2 gene encoding gap junction gamma-2 protein isoform X1, giving the protein MGLGCLLTYCTAWERLVPSLGPIQPQGQSGIQTPSLRGNNGALEGPPPTLCLVVRGGPGSGRALDLAGCTPSGGLVSSRPAGGRAQKDLFPGLEKVPSPAPMTNMSWSFLTRLLEEIHNHSTFVGKVWLTVLVVFRIVLTAVGGESIYSDEQTKFTCNTRQPGCDNVCYDAFAPLSHVRFWVFQIVVISTPSVMYLGYAVHRLARASQDERRRASRRRQGRLAPRAPLPPPPHPGWPEPTDLGEEEPMLGLGEEDEDPGAAEGLGEDDEAEDVGAAKGAGGDTKATGVPGPAGQHDGRRRIQREGLMRVYVAQLVARAAFEVAFLVGQYLLYGFEVRPFFACSRQPCPHVVDCFVSRPTEKTVFLLVMYVVSCLCLVLNLCEMAHLGLGSAQDAVRSRHPLPTTPGPMPRQQPCGLPAAPSGLACPPDYSLVVRAAERARTHDQDLANLALQALQDRRSLGDLDSPPGPGLPATARGPPRAGAPASGSGSATSGGTAGGQGRPGAKPRMGSEKGSASSSREGKTTVWI
- the GJC2 gene encoding gap junction gamma-2 protein isoform X2, with product MWPRAPPKPLWPPARSCVLRSGSWRLAEQNRLLFSRSSTHCATDVPSPAPMTNMSWSFLTRLLEEIHNHSTFVGKVWLTVLVVFRIVLTAVGGESIYSDEQTKFTCNTRQPGCDNVCYDAFAPLSHVRFWVFQIVVISTPSVMYLGYAVHRLARASQDERRRASRRRQGRLAPRAPLPPPPHPGWPEPTDLGEEEPMLGLGEEDEDPGAAEGLGEDDEAEDVGAAKGAGGDTKATGVPGPAGQHDGRRRIQREGLMRVYVAQLVARAAFEVAFLVGQYLLYGFEVRPFFACSRQPCPHVVDCFVSRPTEKTVFLLVMYVVSCLCLVLNLCEMAHLGLGSAQDAVRSRHPLPTTPGPMPRQQPCGLPAAPSGLACPPDYSLVVRAAERARTHDQDLANLALQALQDRRSLGDLDSPPGPGLPATARGPPRAGAPASGSGSATSGGTAGGQGRPGAKPRMGSEKGSASSSREGKTTVWI
- the GJC2 gene encoding gap junction gamma-2 protein isoform X5, producing MTNMSWSFLTRLLEEIHNHSTFVGKVWLTVLVVFRIVLTAVGGESIYSDEQTKFTCNTRQPGCDNVCYDAFAPLSHVRFWVFQIVVISTPSVMYLGYAVHRLARASQDERRRASRRRQGRLAPRAPLPPPPHPGWPEPTDLGEEEPMLGLGEEDEDPGAAEGLGEDDEAEDVGAAKGAGGDTKATGVPGPAGQHDGRRRIQREGLMRVYVAQLVARAAFEVAFLVGQYLLYGFEVRPFFACSRQPCPHVVDCFVSRPTEKTVFLLVMYVVSCLCLVLNLCEMAHLGLGSAQDAVRSRHPLPTTPGPMPRQQPCGLPAAPSGLACPPDYSLVVRAAERARTHDQDLANLALQALQDRRSLGDLDSPPGPGLPATARGPPRAGAPASGSGSATSGGTAGGQGRPGAKPRMGSEKGSASSSREGKTTVWI
- the GJC2 gene encoding gap junction gamma-2 protein isoform X4, which translates into the protein MGLGCLLTYCTAWERLVPSLGPIQPQGQSGIQTPSLRGNNGALEGPPPTLCLVVRGGPGSGRALDLAGCTPSGGLVSSRPAGGRAQKDLFPGLEKIVVISTPSVMYLGYAVHRLARASQDERRRASRRRQGRLAPRAPLPPPPHPGWPEPTDLGEEEPMLGLGEEDEDPGAAEGLGEDDEAEDVGAAKGAGGDTKATGVPGPAGQHDGRRRIQREGLMRVYVAQLVARAAFEVAFLVGQYLLYGFEVRPFFACSRQPCPHVVDCFVSRPTEKTVFLLVMYVVSCLCLVLNLCEMAHLGLGSAQDAVRSRHPLPTTPGPMPRQQPCGLPAAPSGLACPPDYSLVVRAAERARTHDQDLANLALQALQDRRSLGDLDSPPGPGLPATARGPPRAGAPASGSGSATSGGTAGGQGRPGAKPRMGSEKGSASSSREGKTTVWI